One genomic region from Drosophila subpulchrella strain 33 F10 #4 breed RU33 chromosome 2R, RU_Dsub_v1.1 Primary Assembly, whole genome shotgun sequence encodes:
- the LOC119550309 gene encoding transmembrane protease serine 9, whose translation MCVRLPLVLLGMALCHMGLAQLLDEKCHDPTVTGDTPWIASIYNNDEFICHGTLVHKLFVLTAASCIGKRRNIFVRFGEYDKSCTPSYCNTVDQYGVATAIRHRDSDPYKDTSDILLLRLFGEVEYNAHIRPICIIFDDVVSSGTIERFKAFEWSGPNQVLQTIDDLYQKVYTDCERNGMEWQANQICAGKLHKDYCVGIPGGPLTADLIYGGKRLDVLFGIVRDGRQLCSLASVYTDVTAYQDWIYKNVRDAETKAVQVFNEECRTNWTEEVLVRLWEVSLMQNSFTGALVTSQFVVTVASAFRNNPTVIKVKTKLGQSLDVESIHQHPHFAYSSVPVRNNIALLKLTEKLSSLDAVKPICIIMNPKPSRTLTALWNVNQNGFKGVYEEMIVPMDNSLCSQKIGMIVGSNQFCVEKLGDLNQKPGSIVGTFQNIRGVDRYVVIGIVSFYKNGVFVFTNVQNHAYWIMDTINDLVI comes from the exons ATGTGTGTCCGGCTTCCGTTGGTTCTGCTCGGGATGGCGCTCTGCCACATGGGATTGGCCCAGCTATTGGATGAAAAGTGCCATGACCCGACGGTCACGGGTGACACTCCGTGGATTGCAAGCATATACAATAACGATGAATTTATTTGCCATGGGACGCTTGTTCACAAAC TCTTCGTCCTAACGGCTGCGAGTTGCATAGGGAAAAGAAGAAATAT ATTTGTACGTTTCGGGGAGTACGATAAGTCCTGCACTCCATCTTACTGCAATACCGTCGATCAGTACGGAGTTGCGACGGCTATTCGGCATCGCGATTCTGACCCCTACAAAGACACAAGCGATATACTTTTGCTTAGACTCTTCGGGGAGGTGGAATACAATG CCCATATCCGGCCAATCTGCATTATCTTCGATGACGTGGTTAGCTCAGGAACAATTGAAAGATTTAAAGCCTTCGAATGGAGTGGGCCGAACCAAGTGCTGCAGACCATAGATGATCTGTATCAAAAGGTATATACCGATTGCGAGAGAAATGGTATGGAATGGCAAGCCAACCAGATTTGTGCGGGCAAATTACATAAAGACTACTGTGTGGGAATCCCTGGCGGTCCCCTGACGGCAGATTTAATTTACGGCGGAAAAAGACTCGATGTTCTATTTGGGATCGTGAGAGATGGCAGACAGTTGTGCAGTTTGGCTAGCGTCTACACAGATGTGACGGCCTACCAGGACTGGATATATAAAAATGTGCGAGATGCCGAAACCAAGGCGGTTCAGGTTTTCAACGAGGAGTGCAGAACCAATTGGACTGAGGAAGTTTTGGTTCGCCTTTGGGAGGTGTCTCTGATGCAGAATTCTTTCACTGGAGCGCTAGTAACAAGCC AATTTGTCGTGACTGTGGCCAGCGCTTTCCGTAACAATCCCACTGTAAT AAAGGTAAAGACCAAACTTGGGCAGAGTCTTGATGTGGAATCGATCCACCAGCACCCCCACTTCGCATATTCATCAGTACCAGTAAGGAACAATATTGCTTTGCTTAAACTAACTGAGAAACTGTCAAGCTTAG ATGCAGTAAAACCGATCTGCATTATCATGAACCCGAAGCCCTCAAGGACCCTAACTGCACTTTGGAATGTTAACCAGAACGGTTTTAAGGGTGTTTATGAAGAAATGATAGTCCCCATGGATAATTCGCTTTGCAGCCAAAAGATAGGTATGATAGTTGGATCTAACCAATTTTGTGTCGAGAAGCTCGGCGATCTCAATCAGAAACCTGGTTCAATAGTAGGTACGTTTCAAAATATCCGCGGTGTAGATAGGTACGTTGTTATCGGCATAGTTAGCTTTTATAAGAACGGCGTGTTCGTTTTTACAAATGTTCAAAATCACGCGTATTGGATAATGGATACAATTAATGATCTAGTCATTTAA